GCCTCACCGGGCAGCGCACCGGGCTGGGCGAAGAGCAGCACCTGGTCGCGGAAGACCATCAGCGTGGGGATGCTCATGATCTGGAAGGCGCCGGCGAGCTCGCGCTGCTTCTCGGTGTCGACCTTGCCGAAGGTGATGTCCGGATACTTCTCCGAAGCCTTCTCGAAGGTGGGCGCGAACATGCGGCAGGGGCCGCACCACTCCGCCCAGAAGTCGAGGAGCACGATGCCGTCCTTCTCGACCGTCTCGCGGAAGTTCTCGGCGGTGATCTCCTTGGTGGCCATGGCGTCTCCAGGGTGGGGCGGCTAAAACCAACGTTAACTCCCCGGTGCCCGCCGCGCTCGTCCCGCTGCGGCCCGGGCAAGCAAGAGGCCCATGCCGCTCCTCGCCGAGATCTCGCCCGACGCCCAGTGGCTCCTCGACGCGCTCCAGGCCGACGCGCGCGGCCCTGCTCCGGCCTGGGCGGGGATCTCGGCGTTCCACCACCTGCGCACGCGGCCCGCGGAGGAGCACCCGGCCTTCGGGACGTCGCTGCTCCAGTGGCAGCGGCTCCGGGCGCGCTACGGCGGGCGGGCGCCCGAGGTGGCGGCCGAGGCCTTCCTCGCCATGCC
This Deltaproteobacteria bacterium DNA region includes the following protein-coding sequences:
- the trxA gene encoding thioredoxin encodes the protein MATKEITAENFRETVEKDGIVLLDFWAEWCGPCRMFAPTFEKASEKYPDITFGKVDTEKQRELAGAFQIMSIPTLMVFRDQVLLFAQPGALPGEALDQIIGKVKELDMAQVKREIAEQEKKAGNGASELEKPS